The Rhinolophus sinicus isolate RSC01 linkage group LG13, ASM3656204v1, whole genome shotgun sequence sequence TTTGAATTTAGTGGAACCAACACCTTTTAAAAGCACTATTCTAGAAATACAGGTGCTACCCAGTaaggaaaacttccctaatctgcaGGCATTCGTTATTTTTCagaccatttttttaaagtgatgtcAATAATCAAGATTATTGCTTATTACTAGGCCCCATTCACAAGGCGTCAGAACATCGGGTTTTCATACAATACTAGGTAAGGTGTTTTACAAAAgaagctttaaaatgaaaaagaagtttcTGATTAAAAATAGATGTATGTTGTATGAAGTTTACAAAACAAGAATTCAAAGAGATGTCACCCAAAAATGACAACACTTGGCATTTGTCCCGTTCATCTTGCTTTTATGGGTTCTTTTGTAACTCACCTGGTGCGGTGTATCCATCAAGCTCTCATTGTGGGTAAGGTATGATGGACGGGAGTAGGCTTCCAGTATGATGAAGCACTTGGCTATTGTCTGGGTAATTTTTACTGGTATCTCTTTTTCTCACCTTCTCCAACCCAACCTACAGTGGGAAGTTGGAAATGAAAAACTGCTTTCGAAGGCTTTGTTATAGACTTAAAAATTAGCAAGAGAGTGTGGTTTTTCCGTAAAAACCTGTTTGCTCCTCAAATCCAAACTCGTTTCATAAACAAAACGTTTGGAATGTGATAATTTGTTGTCATACGTGAGTGTCTTAAAAACCCATTTTTTAGGTCAAGACCAACATGGTCTTGTGAGTGGGAGGTCTCTGCTTTGGGCACTGCTTTGAGATCCctggtttccttatttttaactaATTTGATGGGTGGTATGAATAAAATGAGGCAATGAATATATGTCTTAagtatccagagaaaaataaagagatgttAACCATTTGTGTATAATTCCTGCATGTTTAATACCCTTTAGATAGCTACAACCAAACTTACCCTATAGAACTAAATACAGATTTCTTCAGAAGATAAGGCAGTTTTAAGGTTGTCCTGATTTCAGAATCCCTCCCATCTTTGATCTGTCTTGCTGAATAATAGTTAAAAGATAATTAATATTCCAGGGCTTTTGATACTTGAAAAAATGCAACAAATGAATTGTAAGCCCTGCCAGACAACCAAATTTATAGTGCCGGGAGTACTGTCTGTCCTTTTGCCAAATCTCCGTATCGTAGAGTGCGGATGTACTGTAGCTGTCTCCCTGGAACAGATAGCACTACTCCATGTGGGGTGACCTATGTCCCAGTAGGTCAGCAGTGGGGAACTCCGTCCTCCTGGCTATTCTCTTTAAGTTTGCCAGATTATGTTCTTCAGACTGACTGCATCTTTAGAATTCATTTATATACTTAGATCCTTACTAAGTAGGAGAGGATAACTTTGAAATGAGGCTGTATGAATTCCCAGAATGTCTTGCAGTTCCTTTATTATTGGGTGAGGATGATAACCGCCCTGCCTTATTACAGACCATAGTTTGGTTTCAGTGTATCTCAGGTTCCTTAATGTACTTAGGACATAAAGAAATTTAAGCTAACTTAagcaatttggggaaatttttttttttttttggagagtttCATGGTACATCTTGGATATTAGATCACCCCGAGATGATGAGATTTCACTGATAGGAATCGAGCTATACCATGCTTTGTGAACTGTAAAGCATTACATAAATTATGATAATAATTGAATTCAATCAGTTGGGCTCCAgtccttttcttttaaacattcaaTACATTATCACAACAGATCATTGGGCAAAATGCTGGATTTAAGCTTGGTACAGTTTGGACCAAGATTGGTAAGGAGCTTAGAGAAAAATACTTGGGATTTGAATCCAATTTTGTTTGACTCACTCTTTCCACACTACTGGCATCTGCCATATATGTTGTTTAAACTATTATGTCTAAAATaactttatctgtatttttttctaagatagTCTACGGAAGTTATAAATTAGTTTTTCACTTATTCTCTAGTGGACATTAGCtaaaaataacttaagaaaaCTTTTAATGTTCCAGAAACCAAAAAGAAGATTAAAAGATTGTATAGAAGTTTCTCTTACTCGGATAAGAGATTTGCTATGTGAAGGTTGCTGATGGATTTCCTTAAAGGTTTGTCTGAATTTCCagataagcttaaaaaaaaaaaattattaggtcAAGTCTTCTGGTGTAGCCACCCCAGGTTGCCAGCCTTAAATAAAACATGTACGAGTATAACCTGCCTGGGTAttggttttctcatccataaaggAAGGGGTGTAGCATAGGTTGTTGGTAAGGTCCCTTCCCTAAATTCCATGATTTATTCATCATTTGCTCGTGAAACTGAAAGTGAAGTTGCTACATCTTGTGATAATTTATAGATTGAAAGGCGGATGTACATGTTGAAGGATCACTTCCCCTGCTGCCACCCCCACTGTGTTTAATAGTATAAGGAAGGTTGGATGgactttttaaatccttttttggTACTTTAATGCATCAGATACTCTTAAGAGTTTGCCTTTTGCAGATACCTTATGTTTGGAATGTGACCATCATTAAAAACAATCACTTGGTCCCTTTTAAACAGATGATTTTTGATCCTACTAtgagcaagaagaaaaagaagaagaagaagccttTTATGTTAGATGAGGAAGGGGATGCCCAGACAGAAGAAACCCAGCCCTCAGAAACGAAAGAAGTGGAGCCAGAGCCAACTGAGGACAAAGATGTAGAAGCTGATGAAGAGGACAGTAGGAAAAAAGGTGAGCGGTAGACGGGAGAGAGTCGGTTTTCCTGGGAGACAGGGTTCTCTCCCGTTGATGTTTTGGATTTTGTACATACAGTGACCTCACAGCCTGACAGGCTGTTCCAGGTAAGTTGAGGACATCACGTCTGTGCACTGGACCTTGTCAGATTTCTGATAGACTTGTCCCACTGAATCCACAAGTGGCAGAGATGACAAAACCTTGTCATTCCAGGGCTGGTTTTCCAGTTTAACTTGTCAGGTCTCTTCTCCAATTTTAATGGTGGTTGTATTTGAGTGTAGACCGAAAGAAATAGGACCAAGAAAGTCAGTTTGTGTcttaacaaatatgaaaatgtatagAAGAGATTAAAATTACAATGTAAAATGTTTCGGTTTAGACATCAGCATTAGTCAATCTTGTGCTTTAACTTAGATACCATTTcactattgaaaataaattattcaataaatataatgtctgtttatgattctgtttataaagtctgtttaaaaatataagacactGCTGGGAATAGAGAGAACTGGAATTCATTGATCATCTACCATGTGCTAAGCAtcttatatgtttaaaataaacttggaAAGTAAGTCATtcttgaaatgaaacaaaataaattcgtAAATAGCTTCTTGAAAAAATTTGTAGCAGAGGGATCCCAAAATATTCCGGGTGTATAACAGGACAGATCATATGGAAAACTTATGGAACAGAATTCATTACTCACTAATGGTgggcaaaatttcattttatccatATTGTAGCCTTATTTAATGAATATGAAATACTTTATAAGGCCTTTCCTTGGTTGATTCAATAACATGTTTAGCTACATCCTAGAATTTAGGTGGAAAAGTCATAGTGTCTAGTAGGGAGATAGATAAGCAAGCTGGTAAGTACCTCTGTTGGGGTAACGGAAGGTACTGTTGAAGCACCTGAGGGGCACCTAATCCAATTAGGGGAAAGGAGGAATAGGCTTAGAGAAGGTTTCTTGGTGGAAGTAACTTCTAACGAAGATCCCAGGAGATGAAGGTAAGTGCTATGTGGGAGGACCCGTGGGAAGGCTTGGAGGTGAGAGACTACACACTTTGCACGAAGAAGGGAAGTAGTTCAGTTGGGCTGGAACCAGGGATTAAGGTGTGGGACATGAGATGGTAGGTAGAAGTGGAGGGATAAAGCTGGAGAGCCTTGGAAATTGTGTTAGAACCCTGACTGTGTGTTGGGAATAATGAGACATGTTACGATCagattactaaataaatattcttaacatGGTCCCCTAACCAGATTTTTCCTACAAAGCTTTGAGTTGATCTGCCATTGTGTTTCTCAGAACCATAACTTTTGTGGTTGTGGAACCCACTGTACTAATTAGTACCTGATCTCTATTCTGGTGACTTGATTAATTAATAGCTGAAATGTTGGTTTAACTCATAATTTGATGCTTTGCCTTCTGATATTTGTTAATAATTGAATCCAGTTATCTTTTTTTAGATGCTTCTGACGATCTAGATGACTTGAACTTCTTtaatcaaaagaagaagaagaaaaaaacaaaaaagatatttgaTATTGATGAAGCTGAAGAAGGTGTAAAGGTAGTATTGCTTTCTTATTGAAGGTAAAATTTGACCTCTTGAAAGGTTGCTAAATGGctgtttctccctctgtctcatCTCTTATTAGCTTTGCTTTTGTCAAGTACTTACCGTGTTTCcacaaaagtaagacctagccggaccatcaactctaacgcgtcttttggagcaaaaattaatataagaccggatcttatattattttttgctccaaaagacgcgttagagttgatggtccggctaggtcttacttttgtgGAAACACAGTAATCACAGCTATTATGGTCATTTTTGGGGCATTGTATCTGACTAGATATTTTAAAGGAACTAATGGTTCAAAGGAATGTAAATTAGGTTTTATACATTGTATTGTGtgcctttaaaatgtttacaaaacgCCCCTTTTCATTAACCATACTGAGATTGGCTGGGGGGCAGATGTTTCTGTAAGTAATAAATCCTGTGAAGCAAATATTCTTCTAGTTTCTTCTGTTAAACTTTTGGTAGCATGTTTAAGATACACGACCCCAGTCTGTGGTGGTTGGTAACTGATGATCTTATGGCCTATAGGAGACAGAGCATTCAGGCTGGTTTTATGGAGTTCTCTGATCTTATGGGTTGTCTTATTACTGAATTGATTACCAATACAAATATCTCAAAATTGAACGAGTAGAGAgatgggtgggtaggtgggtaaATGGGAGGATGGATGTAAGAAGGAGCTGTAAGTCTGTCCTTTCCTTACTTAAGAGCTACCATTTTAAAGACCCTGTCCAGGACTCGAGCAGAACTCAGCATCTGTTTATAAAAGCCAGGGTAATAGCAATTTTATGTATAcacagagaaagagcaagagttgagaacacacacatgcactaaGTGTCTTATTTTGTGTCTTCTACCCAAATGTTTCTTTggtaaatagttttatttgttcaAACTCAAGTAAACAAGGTGTATCCCACGTATAGCGGGAAATGTATGCAATAATTCATTGAGTTTTGGAAACTCACAATTTTGATGACTTAGTTAATTCAGCAAATGTGTATTGGTGATTACAGTGAGTCAGACATTGTGTGCTAATTGCAAAGGTACTGAAATGAATaagatatttttcctgttttcagagGTTATGTTAGTTAAGGGATAAGTTAGTCCTTTAGAAAAGGATGATTTTACCTGGATTTATCTTATTTTCTCCCTGGTTGGGGATTCTCTTCTCTTCCTACTATTGCAGGGAAgttgagaaggaaaaatatttaaattatactgaACAAGTGAGGTTTAAATATCCTGAGTAACAAAGTGACACACCGGAGATATGCCACAGAGAGTCTTGGTTAACAAGGTTTTTTGATTGATTCCTCTAATAGCCTTTGTCGTGAAGGGTCACTTACAAGCTCCACTCTTACTAAGTGCTTGTATACTTTTTTCTCTGCTATTGAAGTCATAACGTAAGACATTATTACAAATATCCTTATCAGACAAGGCATGGACATTAATTAAAACCTGACGTGTTTTTAAGATCTTGGGTTACTCTCCCATCTGGATTTTCAGACCATCACCAGGCTTTTGACAAATCTTGAAAAATACTTTGTGCTAGTGTCTGCCTTTCACTGGGTCTTAGCCTTGGTTTGGAACTAGATCTTACTggggtaaaataaataatagtatagGATGAGAAGTTGACTGGTGTGTGCTAATTTATATTCGGCATGTCTGAGTTTCTCATTTATTGACTGTCGTCTTTGAGACTAGATTAATACCTAGTTTTTTGATTGCGTGTTATCCAGCTAATACGCATATGCTGATCAAATCTTTGATGACCAAATGTGGGCACTAAGACTATACAGTTGGATTTGGGATCTAAAAGTTGGGCTTTGTTTATTCCCAGCTGTTCTAACTTTTCTGCTGATAAGATTTCTCAAATGTCTATAGCCATTGTTGGACTAGTTTAGGATGTAGGCACACAAAAATAGATATTGATAGGTAATGTTGATAGCATATTTCAGGGGAGGGAGGTGGATAAACTGATGAAAGGAGGGAGGAATTAGAAGGCTAGAGACAAACACTGGGCCTTTCTGCTCTTCTGGGAGTGAGGGGGTTACGACTCATTTCTGGGCTGTGGTATGCCGTTTGCATCCATAACTATAGCAACTAATCTTGGGATTAACCTTTACCTTGTCTCCATCCATTCATCACATGATCCTAATTCTCCATGGGTtctgccttttccctcttccatGATGTCATCTACTGAAGTGATGCTTCGCAGTCTGGTGCCAAGCTGATTgtggtataataaaaaataaatatttagtcttTGTCTCTGTCCTGGCAtacagctcctaaaacccttggaatctCCGCATGATCAAAGTATCTTTTGAGATGACTGGTGGCTGGGAGTTCCTGAATAGCTTCAGCACTGGGGCTGGTGGTCAGAAAGATCAAGCCATGAATAGAATTTTCACATacatccccccccccaccctcaggGGAAAGGGTTGGAGATGGAGTTCAGTCACAGTGGCCAATGGTTTAATCAGTCATGCCTgcgtgatgaagcctccataaaatccccTAAATGGTGGAGTTTGGAGAGCTTTGGGGTTGGTGAACAAATCAGGGTGTCAGGAAAGTAGGGTACCTGGAGAGGGCACGGAAGCACTGcacctgccctcctcccctctccttgcTCTGTGcgtctcttccatttggctgttctgTGTTGCATCCTTTATTATAAACTGGTAATGGTTAAGTATTTTCCTGAGCTCtgagtcattctagcaaattattgaaccttgTGGGGAGGGTGTTGTGGGAACCGCTGAATCTGTAACTAAGTCAGATATAAgtgtgggtaacctggggacccTATACTTTTGACTGGCCTCTGAAGTAAGGACAGTCTTATGGGACTGAGCCTTTAAACCTGTGGAGTTTGTCACTGACTACACATAATAGCAGAATTGAATTGACTTGTACTTCACCTAGTTAGTGTCAGAGTGTTGAACCGATGTGGAAAAACACCATGTATTTGGTGTCAGGAGGAAGAAAAACCCTCCTACTGACTGTATCAGACTACTtagaaacttctttaaaatactgCTGACCCCTGTTCCTGCTAAAGATTGTCAATCAGAAGATCTAAGATTCTTAAaagtttcccaggtgattctgatagtGGCCTGGTTTGGAAACATGGACAATAATTTTATGATTCCAAGGCTGATagctaaaagaaaggaaaagatccCACaagactgttttttttgtttgtttgtgtttttttttgtttgtttgtttttttaacaaaactgTCTTTGGAGAATTTCCAGTTTAAATGACAGACTCTGAGCCATTTGTGCTCACCTGTGACATTTCTTGTATGTAACTACAGTTTTgaatatctaattttttttcctttaaaaggatATCAGcccatgtcatttaaaaaaaaatggtcctAGTATCAAAATGTTGATACTCTTATCTCAAACTCTTAGGATCTTAAGATTGAAAGTGATGTTCAAGAACCAGCTGAACCAGAGGATGACCTTGACATTATgcttggcaataaaaagaagaaaaagaagaatgtcAAGTTCCCAGATGAGGATGAAATTCTAGAGAAAGATGAAGGTAATATTGGGGGCTCAGCAGCTCGTTTCTAGGTTACTCAAACCTTTGGCCTACATCTTTTTGATAGGTGggttcctttctattttttcttgcaCCTTCTTTTCACTGCCTGATAATGGAAGCTAAAAGGAGTTAGTATCTAACTTAATAATAACAGTTAAAGATTTCCTGGGGGAAGAATTTAGCAATTGTGATTTCATTAAATCATACAGATTCGGCGATTGGGAAAATTATtgtaactgaattttaaataatgttaaaaaaattttaaatattttgttaaaagtgCTGTTTTATTAGTTTCTAAGTGCTATAGGGTCTTTAAAAAACTTGACTATAGTCAGCAGATGGGATTTTATGGATGTGGATGTTTCTTAAGTGCTTCAAAACAGTAGGGTGTTTTTTCCTCTAATTATCCCAGTgcattattttatcttgtttttgttaaatcaagtgtgtgtctgtgttgccACAAATTCCTAGAGAGGTCTCTGTTAAAGGGTTATGAAAATCGTAGCATCCTTGTCTTTAAGGAATAAGAGGCTATTTGTGAACCTTGATGCCTTGCGCTTGGGGGTGTTGTGAATGCAGTTCTGGGAGAGAAGACAAATGTCTTCGACGCTTTCATTTCTCTAGATCTGCCTCTATCCCTCATTCTTACAGTCTTTGTTAATCTGTAGCTTTAGAAGATGAAGACAGCAAAAAAGATGATGGTATCTCATTCAGTAACCAGACAGGCCCTGCTTGGGCAGGCTCAGAAAGAGACTACACATATGAGGAGGTAAGACAAATTCTGTTATGAAAAGGGGCTAAGCTGTTCACTGGAActcaaaaaaaaagcaagataaatataaatgttcCCTGAATTGGAAGTGCCATTGAACTCTACAGATTGATAGTGAAACAGACCgagaggtcacacagccagtacgTAGTATTGCCTGATGCCCGCATATGGGGTAGCCTGCCCATAGCGTGGCAGTCATAGTACTCACTGATCCCATCTGAATCCATGAACTTCTAAGGGCATGGAGCCCCCTGGAATGGGGGTAGGGGCGGCAGTGGGAAGAGGAAGTGGCTGATTCAGGGCCAGGAAGTCAAGTTTGCTTGTTTGGGCTTTCCTGAGTCTTACTTTTCATTGTATCATATACTCTCCCATAGAAACAGCAGAATTAGTAGGGGctcgttcattcatttaatttttaacaaggaATTGCTGAGCTTCCATAATGGACCAGATCCTCGTTGAGAATTGAGTCCTGTTCTCAAGGAGCTCCCAGAACATGTAGTAAAAAGTGAAGTTTGCTCAGCTTAAAGGTAAAGCAAAGTGACTTAAGTGGGAACTTGATACTCCTGCTGTTAATAAGAATGTACATGAATACCATTTTATCTCTATAGCTACTGAATCGAGTGTTCAACATCATGAGGGAAAAGAATCCAGATATGGTtgctggagagaaaagaaaatttgtcaTGAAACCTCCACAGGTCGTCCGAGTAGGAACCAAGAAAACGTCTTTTGTCAATTTTACAGATATTTGTAAACTGTAAGTTGGTTAATGGAGAGTCGTCATCCCAAATACCAGATTCTCAGTGGAGTTTATGTTAAAGGTCCTTATTGTGGACTTTATTGCAAGTAGAAAGAGAATGCACAACTGTCAGGGTTGGGTTGAGGGAAGTCAGTTCAAGTCCATCAGTTCTTTCGACTCATAGGGCTCAGGGCTTGTTTTATCAGGTATCCAGAGGTGAGAGAAGCCAACTCATGCTGATGCATGAGAGTTTATCCTCACCAGATGGAATAAAGAGTGAGGAGGCTGATTGTAACCCTCAGAGCGGGAGCCTGGGGAGCCCAGGGAGCCCAGGGAGGCGGAAAAGCCATCAGGTTGGGATGGGCCTGCCAAACAAGTGCAAACTGAGCTCTGGGAAAGCAGCTAAATTTGGTGTGCCTCTTACTTGGATGGTCATTGCCAAGACACAGTCAAAGAGATTTCAGCTTTCTTGATTACCATCACATTCCGTGCCTGCCTGTATCACCCCCAGGTCACTGTCTGGGCCTGGCTCTTCTCAGCTCCTCAGCTATACCTTTTCTGGCAGGTTCCTTAAGGCCACTGATCGTATCTACTATTCTTCAATTTCATAAGTGATAATGCTTGTTGcggataaaagagaaaaaatggtaaacaaaaagagaaaataatcactAAAAATGCTACCACCCAGAGATACACCACTTTTTTTCATTGCTTATAGGCATTACTTTAGACTTTTTGCTGATGACAACAGTATTtgcttattatagaaaaattagaaaatatagacatgctaaaaaaagaaaaatcatctgtAAGTCCACCATTAAGAGATAGGAAATCATAGTTTAATATTATGTTTAGCTAGTTTTATGcatatcagtattttaaaataaggcatCATACTAATTTTTAAcctgtttttctcttaatatacTGTGAAACATTTACTTgtcattaaattataaatgtttacagTAGCTACACAACATAGTCTAACAGTTTTTGAGTTATACatggttgtttccagatttttattaTCAGAAGCAAAGCTTTGGGGGACATCTTTATCTGTGTATCTTGGCAGTAACTCAGAATAGAGCTTTAGGGCAAAAATTCCCAAAATGCAATTGCGGAGTCCAAAGGAATATCGGATATTTTTATGCCAAACGTTGGTAAATTGCTTTCCAACAAAACTTGTACCAGTTTATACTCCCACTAGCAATGTAGGAGCTTGCTTGTTTCATTATCTTTTTACCAACCTTCACTCCTTAAGTTTGGGGGGGGGAAACtgtctttaaaattgtaatagtatcTGGTTATTGAAACAAGTTTAAACAATGCCAAGTAAGTTATAGTtaagttaaaaagtgaaaatactgaATGGCTTTGCTTTGgatttgctttttccattttgtatgtttttttgtttttttatggagACCTGTCATGTTCTAAAAGCAAGATAGAAgagatgtaccataatttattaacCACTCCCCGGTTGGTGACTATTTGAGCTCTTTTCAACTTTTCTGCTGTTATGCTGCCATGAAATACTTCcctatatattcatttttttttaaatgaaaattttccaaTAGGAAATATATAGGAATTAGCATCACAAACACCCAAGTATCGTATTGCTTAGGTTTGGtgtattttgacattttgacACATTTTGCTTCTGATCTTTAAGAGGGTTTTACAGTTATACAATTAAAGCCATCTCTGTATCTCTCTCACCTTCCTTCCCAGAAAAAGATGTTATCCTCTAAAGTTGTTTACCTTTCCTGTCCATGTTTCTAGACATTTACTCGTATGTATATCTTCATAAATAACATGTAATATTGTTGCATGggctttaaaatgtaaataaattatatatatatatatatatatatatatatatatatatatatatatatatatatatatatatatatatatatatatctttatttcagTGTTTGATGCACTGTGCACTAAAATTCACCAAATAGCTGAGTAATCACAGATTAAAACAGTGAACAGGATGGTTTTTTAGAAGTTTGGTTAGATTTTCATGGAAAATAAGGTTTATATGTTCCCCTTTCTTTTTAGATTACATCGTCAGCCCAAACATCTCCTCGCATTTTTATTGGCTGAATTGGGTACAAGGTAAGAAACtatattcacatttatatatagttttcctAGACATTTCATGATTTCTCTcaacttgaaaagaatatataaacacTTAGAAAAAACATTCACGTGATTATCAGAGGAACTTTAGGCCAGTGAAGGAGGAAAATCAGCTCATTTCTGTGGGAGAGCTTGGCTGCGTGAGAATAGAGAACAGAATAACAGTAGCTCCTCTGAATAGGCCTGCAGGTGTGCCAACATGCGTGCCATGGCACTGCAGTATTTAGTTTCCTGTCATTAATTGGAATTCTTGGGTCTTTTTATGGAGCAAATATTAGATTTCAGAGGAAGCCATTTTCTTAGgtcaaaaattatttcctaaattgtTAATAGGCCATTGATGAAATACAGCTTGTAAGTTGCTGAATGGCCCAGGAGAAACATTGAAAGAGGGATCCATAGTTAGTTACTTCCCTGTCTTCAGGGCTCACCTATTGAAGGCACTGAGCCAGTCCATCCCCATTCAGGAAGGCCAGGATCCCATGGAGTTTTGACCCTAAGTGCTAGGAAGCCAAATgtccctttaaaaataagtactcTCTTCCCTGattaattacagaaaataaaaaggcattcaaggagcaagggggaaaaaataagtagTGTAGACTCAGGGTATAATAATAATGACCAACACATACCGAGTGCCTGCTGTATGCCAGCTCTATGCCCTGCACTTCTTTGGGGACCATCTCAGGCTTTACAACAGCACTATGTGCTGTTAGTAGAAATGCATATTACCCATCTTAAAGATCTGGAAACAGGTTCAGTGAAGGAAGTTGTAGTTGGTCACATAGCTAGTTAATGGCACAGTCGATATGCAAAGTCAGGTCTGCCTGTCTCAGGAGCTTGAGCTCTTAAAAGGCTTCATCCTGTGCCTTGCTGGCAGTACAGAGATAATAAggtattgtttttcttcctacgCTTAAAACTCAGTTTGTAGGGATTGACTACACTTGCTATGGAGTTGAGTGATTTAATTGACCAGTGGTAGATATGTAGGCTGTTGTAgaagaattgttttaaatgtaaatgtgttacaatcattgtttatttttaacttgcatAAATTAATGAAGGAGTAAAAGCTAGGAGTGTTTTTCCTACTTctcaaaataattcagtttttgtAGAGGTAGGATAAATTATAACAAGTTGTGACCAGTAAACTTAAGGTCAGTGGGCTAAATAGAGGgttgagaaaatttattttgacagtgaaaaaaaaaaattcctgcatCAAGCATTGGAATCACCATAACCTGGAGATTTAGGGTTACAGCCCATGGAGGCTGAGGATCATAGGAGAGGTTCTTGCAAGTCAGTTTTATAGTAAGATACAGaacaaatgtaaatttaatgCTACCTGGCTgaattttgttt is a genomic window containing:
- the EIF2S2 gene encoding eukaryotic translation initiation factor 2 subunit 2 isoform X2, whose protein sequence is MIFDPTMSKKKKKKKKPFMLDEEGDAQTEETQPSETKEVEPEPTEDKDVEADEEDSRKKDASDDLDDLNFFNQKKKKKKTKKIFDIDEAEEGVKDLKIESDVQEPAEPEDDLDIMLGNKKKKKKNVKFPDEDEILEKDEALEDEDSKKDDGISFSNQTGPAWAGSERDYTYEELLNRVFNIMREKNPDMVAGEKRKFVMKPPQVVRVGTKKTSFVNFTDICKLLHRQPKHLLAFLLAELGTSGSIDGNNQLVIKGRFQQKQIENVLRRYIKEYVTCHTCRSPDTILQKDTRLYFLQCETCHSRCSVASIKTGFQAVTGKRAQLRAKAN
- the EIF2S2 gene encoding eukaryotic translation initiation factor 2 subunit 2 isoform X1, with product MSGDEMIFDPTMSKKKKKKKKPFMLDEEGDAQTEETQPSETKEVEPEPTEDKDVEADEEDSRKKDASDDLDDLNFFNQKKKKKKTKKIFDIDEAEEGVKDLKIESDVQEPAEPEDDLDIMLGNKKKKKKNVKFPDEDEILEKDEALEDEDSKKDDGISFSNQTGPAWAGSERDYTYEELLNRVFNIMREKNPDMVAGEKRKFVMKPPQVVRVGTKKTSFVNFTDICKLLHRQPKHLLAFLLAELGTSGSIDGNNQLVIKGRFQQKQIENVLRRYIKEYVTCHTCRSPDTILQKDTRLYFLQCETCHSRCSVASIKTGFQAVTGKRAQLRAKAN